The DNA region CTGACTGCTTTTACGGCATTAAACGTTTCGAACTTCAATGTCGCTGTTCAATTGCGACGCTCATGCTGCGTTAACAACGGCGCGGCCGATTTTCATCCGGTTGCCGACAAAAGCACTGGCGAGGCACAGCAGCGCATGCATGCCCGCGCGCGGATGCGTGAGACATGCATGGACCTGTTCGCTGCGGCTTTCGCCGAGCAGACACCACGCGCAGAAGTGCTCGCAGTTGTTCGTCAGCAGGCGATAGTGGTTTTCGCCGAGGCGCGAGCGGGCGCGCAGCACGGTTTGTTCGGCGGTGTACTTCGGGAACGGATGCGGGCGCACGGCAACGGCGTGACCATCGGCGAAGGCTTCGAGCGCCACTTCTTCGACGGGACCGCGATGCGCGGACTTTGCGAAACCTGCGTAGTGAATGACCTTGCCGCCACCGACGTAAATGCCGTGATGTTCGTAGCCGCGGCGTTGGGTGATCAGGTGGGCACCGAGGGCGGGTTCGTCGCTGGAACCGTCGAGCACCACATCAGCCGATGCGTAAGCAGCCGCGCGGTTTGCACCTTGTTCATTGCGAGATTGTTGGAGGTTGCGGTTCATGGCTTTGCTCAGGTATCCGGTTCAAAAGGCCAACACTGTTGCTGGCTCTTTTGCATCATCCGGACCAGGCTATCTAAGCCATTGATTTACCGCAATATTTCACACAGACAAGGCACGTTGCAGGGGGCCTGTGTAGGGACACACCCAACAGAATTTCAGGCGGTTGTGTTGTGCGACCACCACCACTTTTCGCTCCGCGCGCCTGTGCATCGCGCGGCGAAAATGTGTTGGTTCCCCCATCTTTCGCGGCGGCGCGCTGTTGGACGACGGCCAACGTCCCAAAGGACTCGCGCGCGGCGCGCGCGCGTATGTGCCCGCTCTATCCCACGTCCAGCAAGGAGCCACGCGAGCGCGCACAGGCAGGCCCCACATTGGCACGGCCCTTGCACGTCATAGCGCAACTTCCTTTGACTTCGCGCCGCGCGACGGGCGGCCATTCTGGAGACACACCATGGCTTCCATCACCATCAGCGACCTTTCGCACAACC from Paraburkholderia caribensis includes:
- a CDS encoding lecithin retinol acyltransferase family protein — its product is MNRNLQQSRNEQGANRAAAYASADVVLDGSSDEPALGAHLITQRRGYEHHGIYVGGGKVIHYAGFAKSAHRGPVEEVALEAFADGHAVAVRPHPFPKYTAEQTVLRARSRLGENHYRLLTNNCEHFCAWCLLGESRSEQVHACLTHPRAGMHALLCLASAFVGNRMKIGRAVVNAA